One Fundidesulfovibrio putealis DSM 16056 DNA segment encodes these proteins:
- the motA gene encoding flagellar motor stator protein MotA — MFAIIGVVTVLGAVVLGYMLEKGNFSVLWQPAELVIIFGAAFGSMLLGSPKEVVIGALKGMGGAFGSSKTSKAFFLDMLIMLSMLFMKIRREGLVAIEKDIEAPEASQIFTGFLKDKSNAFIVEFVCDTMRVFSTVNIEQHEFENIMDADIEAYSHEAVAPAQAVNKMADALPGLGIVAAVLGVVITMGVISEPPEVIGHHIGAALVGTFLGVLMCYGIVGPIAANMESKAKEGEHCLIVIKCALGAFVGGNPPPVALEAGRRAIPNHHRPSFAELEEAVKASKGK, encoded by the coding sequence ATGTTTGCCATCATAGGTGTCGTCACGGTCCTTGGCGCGGTCGTCCTGGGCTACATGCTGGAGAAGGGCAACTTCAGCGTGCTCTGGCAGCCCGCCGAGCTGGTGATCATCTTTGGCGCGGCCTTCGGCTCCATGCTCCTGGGTTCGCCCAAGGAAGTGGTCATCGGCGCGCTCAAAGGCATGGGCGGCGCGTTCGGGTCCTCCAAGACCAGCAAGGCCTTCTTCCTGGACATGCTCATCATGCTCTCCATGCTGTTCATGAAGATCCGCCGCGAAGGGCTGGTGGCCATCGAAAAGGACATCGAGGCTCCCGAAGCCAGCCAGATTTTCACAGGCTTTCTGAAAGACAAATCCAACGCCTTCATCGTCGAGTTCGTGTGCGACACCATGCGCGTGTTCTCCACCGTGAACATCGAACAGCACGAGTTCGAGAACATCATGGACGCCGACATCGAGGCCTACTCCCACGAAGCGGTCGCGCCGGCGCAGGCCGTCAACAAGATGGCGGACGCCCTGCCGGGCCTGGGCATCGTCGCGGCGGTGCTCGGCGTCGTCATCACCATGGGCGTCATCTCCGAGCCCCCCGAGGTCATCGGCCACCACATCGGCGCGGCGCTGGTGGGCACGTTCCTGGGCGTTCTCATGTGCTACGGCATCGTAGGCCCCATCGCGGCCAACATGGAATCCAAGGCCAAGGAAGGCGAGCACTGCCTCATCGTGATCAAGTGCGCGCTGGGAGCGTTCGTCGGCGGCAACCCCCCGCCAGTGGCCCTGGAAGCGGGCAGGCGCGCCATCCCCAACCATCACCGGCCAAGCTTCGCGGAACTGGAAGAGGCGGTGAAGGCCTCCAAGGGCAAATAG
- a CDS encoding response regulator produces the protein MDNGTIRVLLAEDVAILRKGLMMLLGAASDVVVVGEAADGLEAVRLAGELSPGVVLMDLSMPRLDGIGAIGEIKRLHPQVRVLALTAHLDAELVRRTFAAGADGYLLKNVGEAELARAIRLVAGGSPYHSPEVAALLAEQEPEAG, from the coding sequence ATGGACAACGGGACGATTCGGGTTTTGCTGGCCGAGGACGTGGCCATCCTGCGCAAGGGGCTCATGATGCTTCTGGGCGCGGCTTCCGACGTGGTCGTGGTGGGCGAGGCGGCAGACGGGCTGGAGGCTGTCCGGCTGGCCGGGGAGCTTTCCCCGGGTGTGGTGCTGATGGACCTCTCCATGCCGCGTCTGGACGGGATCGGGGCCATCGGGGAGATCAAGCGCCTGCACCCTCAGGTGCGCGTCCTGGCGCTCACGGCGCACCTGGACGCCGAGCTGGTCCGCAGGACCTTCGCGGCCGGGGCGGACGGATATCTTCTGAAGAACGTTGGCGAGGCCGAGCTGGCCAGGGCCATCCGCCTGGTTGCCGGGGGCAGCCCGTATCACAGCCCGGAAGTGGCGGCCCTGCTGGCCGAACAGGAACCGGAGGCGGGCTGA